A single Deltaproteobacteria bacterium DNA region contains:
- the aguB gene encoding N-carbamoylputrescine amidase, which produces MTIKLGLVQMRMERDLEANVNMASAFVREAATKGANIVLLPELFENHYFCQEEREEYFGWAHPVNGHPFLGTFQNLARELGVVLPLSFFERAGQAHFNSLAMIDADGTILGFYRKSHIPDGPGYEEKYYFNPGDTGFKSWNTKFGCVGVGICWDQWFPECARAMALRGADLLLYPTAIGSEPTDMVASPNTPAMWQRAMVGHAVHNSVYVAAANRIGTERFGAASCTFYGHSFACDFRGDMVCEGDPGFSGVLMATLDLKGAQAFRAGMGFFRDRRPDLYSPLLTLDGLTPSSTK; this is translated from the coding sequence ATGACAATAAAGCTTGGTTTGGTGCAGATGCGTATGGAGCGCGACCTCGAAGCCAATGTAAATATGGCCTCCGCGTTCGTGCGGGAGGCGGCGACGAAGGGCGCCAATATTGTCCTTTTGCCCGAGCTTTTTGAAAATCACTACTTTTGCCAAGAGGAGCGAGAGGAGTATTTTGGCTGGGCTCACCCGGTCAACGGACATCCCTTTTTAGGTACCTTCCAAAATCTCGCTCGAGAGCTTGGCGTGGTACTGCCCCTGAGTTTCTTTGAGCGTGCAGGGCAAGCCCACTTTAACAGCCTAGCTATGATCGATGCTGACGGAACGATCTTAGGTTTTTATCGGAAGAGCCATATTCCTGACGGACCAGGCTATGAGGAGAAGTATTACTTTAATCCCGGTGATACTGGGTTTAAGTCGTGGAACACCAAGTTTGGCTGCGTTGGCGTGGGTATCTGCTGGGATCAATGGTTTCCAGAATGTGCTCGAGCCATGGCGCTTAGAGGAGCGGACTTACTACTTTATCCCACTGCCATAGGCTCTGAACCAACTGATATGGTGGCGAGCCCGAATACCCCGGCCATGTGGCAGCGAGCGATGGTTGGACATGCTGTCCATAATTCCGTTTACGTCGCTGCGGCAAACCGCATCGGCACCGAACGGTTCGGGGCTGCAAGTTGTACGTTTTACGGACACAGTTTTGCCTGCGACTTCCGCGGAGATATGGTCTGTGAGGGTGATCCGGGTTTCTCGGGTGTGCTCATGGCGACTTTAGATTTAAAAGGCGCTCAAGCGTTCCGAGCTGGAATGGGCTTTTTCCGTGATCGGCGTCCGGACTTATACTCACCGTTGCTGACCTTGGATGGTTTAACCCCATCTTCGACTAAATAA
- a CDS encoding SET domain-containing protein — MARSTSPRSLAKKKPPSSLILLEEVGGKGRGVFAGRDIAAQEEVLEFLGNVVDVSELADLTHALQIGPREFLTSSGDVDDYVNHSCEPNCGIRNDGHRVVLFALGDIAKDDEITFDYSTTQTGGFWSMLCQCGSAKCRGMIGDFHDLPVTTKAFYVTQGAVLTYLVEDGVKPSKVSNGEYKSGRRSRKKPIPARNA, encoded by the coding sequence ATGGCTCGCTCAACTTCTCCGCGCAGTCTCGCCAAGAAAAAGCCGCCGTCGTCACTAATCTTGCTTGAGGAGGTTGGTGGTAAGGGTCGTGGTGTATTTGCCGGTAGGGATATAGCTGCCCAGGAGGAAGTCCTGGAATTCCTGGGTAATGTGGTCGATGTGTCCGAACTGGCTGATTTGACCCACGCATTGCAGATCGGTCCACGTGAGTTTCTAACCTCGTCTGGTGACGTCGATGATTATGTGAACCACTCATGTGAACCGAATTGTGGCATCAGGAACGATGGTCATAGGGTCGTACTTTTCGCCTTGGGCGATATTGCCAAAGATGACGAAATTACTTTTGACTACTCAACGACCCAGACCGGCGGCTTCTGGTCCATGCTTTGCCAGTGCGGCAGTGCAAAATGTCGCGGCATGATTGGCGACTTCCACGACTTGCCGGTGACCACCAAAGCCTTTTACGTGACCCAAGGTGCCGTGCTCACTTATTTAGTCGAAGATGGGGTTAAACCATCCAAGGTCAGCAACGGTGAGTATAAGTCCGGACGCCGATCACGGAAAAAGCCCATTCCAGCTCGGAACGCTTGA